From a region of the candidate division WOR-3 bacterium genome:
- the trxB gene encoding thioredoxin-disulfide reductase, with the protein MQRPEVLIVGAGPAGLTAGIYAARSGHRTLILEKGLPGGQVTFTPEVENYPGFAEPVAAMELAQAMEEQARRHGCEIETIEAIRLRTGDGEIELETSGPTLRPRGLIIASGAQPRELGIKGERELRGRGVSYCAVCDGPLFRGKEVAVVGGGDSALDEALYLAGLCSRVYVIHRRDEFRAAMMTQERVRRTENIRLVLSSVVTAITGTEKLDSIEVTDRKDGSKTVLSVSGLFIYVGSAPNTGWCQGVVDTDEAGFVRTDSLLRTNVPGVFAAGDVRATPLRQIATAVGDGALAAMTCHRYLTERP; encoded by the coding sequence GTGCAACGGCCCGAGGTTCTAATTGTTGGTGCTGGGCCGGCCGGACTGACTGCCGGAATCTACGCGGCCCGGTCCGGTCATAGGACTTTGATTCTGGAGAAAGGCCTGCCCGGCGGTCAAGTCACCTTCACACCCGAGGTCGAGAACTATCCTGGTTTTGCCGAGCCGGTTGCGGCGATGGAACTCGCCCAAGCAATGGAGGAACAGGCGCGGCGGCATGGCTGCGAAATAGAGACTATCGAAGCAATCCGGTTACGGACCGGCGACGGAGAGATTGAACTCGAAACTTCCGGTCCAACCCTCCGGCCGCGCGGGCTGATTATCGCCTCGGGTGCACAGCCCCGCGAACTGGGCATCAAGGGTGAGCGCGAACTGCGCGGCCGGGGCGTATCCTACTGTGCGGTGTGCGATGGCCCACTGTTCCGGGGCAAGGAGGTTGCCGTTGTGGGCGGCGGTGATTCGGCGCTGGACGAAGCACTATACCTTGCCGGACTCTGTTCAAGGGTATATGTAATCCACCGCCGCGACGAATTCCGGGCGGCAATGATGACTCAGGAGCGCGTGCGCAGGACCGAAAACATTAGACTTGTCCTGTCGAGCGTTGTAACCGCCATTACCGGTACTGAAAAGTTGGACTCAATCGAAGTGACCGACAGAAAGGACGGCTCGAAGACCGTACTGTCGGTGTCCGGCCTGTTCATCTACGTCGGTTCTGCTCCCAACACCGGCTGGTGTCAAGGCGTCGTGGATACCGACGAAGCCGGTTTTGTCCGAACCGACAGCTTGCTCCGCACCAATGTACCGGGCGTGTTCGCCGCGGGTGACGTGCGGGCTACTCCCCTACGCCAGATTGCGACCGCGGTCGGCGACGGCGCCCTGGCCGCGATGACCTGCCACCGCTACCTCACCGAGCGGCCGTAG